From Streptomyces sp. Edi4, one genomic window encodes:
- a CDS encoding PHP domain-containing protein, whose translation MRIDLHTHSTASDGTDTPAELVRNAAAAGLDVIALTDHDTTRGHAQAIAALSGLDLTLVTGAELSCRVDGVGLHMLAYLFDPEEPELSRERELVRDDRVPRAQGMVAKLRDLGVPITWEQVARIAGDGSVGRPHVAEALVELGVVSSVSDAFVPDWLADGGRAYVGKHELDPFDAIRLVKAAGGVTVLAHPLAVKRGRVVPESVIAELAAAGLDGVEVDHTDHDAPTRARLRALADDLGLLVTGSSDYHGSRKSVRLGACVTDPEIYGEITRRATGAFPVPGAGGELRP comes from the coding sequence CTCCACGGCGTCCGACGGTACGGACACCCCGGCCGAGCTCGTCCGCAACGCGGCGGCCGCCGGGCTCGACGTGATCGCCCTGACCGACCACGACACCACCCGGGGCCACGCGCAGGCCATCGCCGCGCTGTCAGGCCTCGACCTCACCCTCGTCACCGGCGCCGAACTCTCCTGCCGCGTCGACGGCGTCGGCCTGCACATGCTGGCCTACCTCTTCGACCCCGAGGAGCCCGAGCTCTCCCGCGAGCGCGAGCTCGTGCGCGACGACCGGGTCCCGCGCGCCCAGGGCATGGTCGCCAAACTGCGCGACCTCGGCGTTCCGATCACCTGGGAGCAGGTCGCGCGCATCGCGGGCGACGGCTCGGTCGGCCGCCCCCACGTCGCCGAAGCCCTCGTCGAACTCGGCGTCGTCAGCTCCGTCTCCGACGCCTTCGTGCCCGACTGGCTCGCCGACGGCGGCCGTGCCTACGTGGGCAAGCACGAACTCGACCCGTTCGACGCGATCCGGCTGGTCAAGGCCGCCGGCGGCGTCACCGTCCTCGCGCACCCGCTCGCCGTCAAGCGCGGCCGGGTCGTGCCCGAATCGGTGATAGCGGAGCTCGCGGCGGCCGGACTGGACGGCGTCGAAGTCGATCACACCGACCATGACGCGCCCACCCGCGCCCGGCTGCGCGCCCTCGCGGACGACCTCGGGCTCCTCGTCACGGGCTCCAGCGACTACCACGGCAGCCGCAAGAGCGTACGGCTCGGCGCGTGCGTCACCGACCCCGAGATCTACGGCGAGATCACCCGCCGCGCCACGGGGGCCTTCCCCGTGCCGGGTGCGGGCGGAGAGCTCCGCCCGTAG
- a CDS encoding MarC family protein, producing MFDAAVFGSLFLTLFVIMDPPGITPIFLALTAGRAGKVQRRMAWQAAAVALGVITLFGLVGHQILTYLHIDIPALMIAGGLLLLLIALDLLTGKTDEPQQTKDVNVALVPLGMPLLAGPGAIVQVILAVQNHDSVSGQVSVWAAIIAIHLVLYVTMRYSLLIIRVIKDGGVVLVTRLAGMMLSALAVQQIINGVTQVIHAY from the coding sequence GTGTTCGACGCTGCCGTCTTCGGCTCCCTCTTCCTCACCCTGTTCGTCATCATGGATCCCCCGGGGATCACGCCGATCTTCCTCGCGCTGACCGCGGGCCGGGCCGGCAAGGTCCAGCGCAGGATGGCCTGGCAGGCCGCCGCCGTCGCGCTCGGAGTGATCACGCTCTTCGGTCTCGTCGGCCACCAGATCCTGACGTATCTGCACATCGACATCCCCGCGCTGATGATCGCGGGCGGCCTGCTGCTGCTCCTGATCGCCCTCGACCTGCTCACCGGCAAGACCGACGAGCCCCAGCAGACCAAGGACGTCAACGTCGCGCTCGTACCGCTGGGCATGCCGCTGCTCGCCGGGCCCGGTGCGATCGTCCAGGTGATCCTGGCCGTCCAGAACCACGACTCGGTGTCCGGTCAGGTCTCGGTCTGGGCCGCGATCATCGCCATCCACCTCGTCCTGTACGTGACGATGCGGTACTCGCTGCTGATCATCCGCGTCATCAAGGACGGCGGCGTCGTCCTGGTGACCCGGCTCGCCGGCATGATGCTCTCCGCGCTCGCGGTGCAGCAGATCATCAACGGCGTCACGCAGGTCATCCACGCCTACTGA